In one Drosophila gunungcola strain Sukarami chromosome 2R unlocalized genomic scaffold, Dgunungcola_SK_2 000004F, whole genome shotgun sequence genomic region, the following are encoded:
- the LOC128253628 gene encoding regulator of nonsense transcripts 3B, translating into MSETMAEEKPKDKSRGNRRKDKKDKTNQVIKIVMRHLPPTMTEADFLDQVGPLPENDTYYYCPADWSLGQEATCRAYIDMSMKDIADVLQFRDRFDGYVFVDTKGVEYVAIVEYAPFQCFLKNKARNDDSKVNTIESEPHYQEFIQRLADEREEASRMGDVKIDFCFDRRADEKVKSTPLLQYLANKKEKRREEARKRNEEKRKQREEQKQVRLAEQSDATKSKESAGAGGDTKKPAGNNANAKKDGKETPASAAQGNDAAKTSRSKRRTERDQRRREEHEKRKLAQRDKKKPEGQSQGKPEQDKPSGGKQNQKNTKSKADKDIVILKKENKPPEAKDSAQLPTTSRAAEDCQGKTTTENSEVTEAVKKFIQAAGGGAKDKGTSAKAQDTAAEEAIKAARFRDSEERRIRNKDRPSIAIYQPKARNRIGSDDLPQGTGKDCSDGEASVVEEKSAKKNKRSNRRNKSKPQEVKEENQDEARRVSKSSESSNSANSTKAVK; encoded by the exons atgtCAGAGACCATGGCGGAAGAAAAGCCTAAAGATAAGTCTAGGGGAAACCGGCGCAAGGACAAAAAGGACAAGACCAATCAGGTCATCAAG ATTGTGATGCGGCATTTGCCGCCCACCATGACGGAAGCCGACTTCCTGGACCAGGTGGGTCCTTTGCCGGAGAACGACACCTACTACTACTGCCCGGCGGACTGGTCCCTGGGCCAGGAGGCCACCTGCCGCGCCTACATCGACATGTCGATGAAGGACATCGCCGACGTGCTGCAGTTCCGGGACCGATTCGACGGCTATGTCTTCGTGGACACCAAGGGCGTCGAGTACGTGGCCATTGTGGAGTACGCCCCCTTCCAGTGCTTCCTCAAGAACAAGGCCCGGAACGACGACAGCAAAGTGAACACCATCGAGAGCGAGCCCCACTACCAGGAGTTCATCCAGCGGCTGGCCGACGAGCGGGAGGAGGCCAGTCGGATGGGCGACGTCAAGATCGACTTTTGCTTCGACCGCCGGGCGGACGAGAAGGTCAAATCCACGCCCCTGCTGCAGTACCTGGCCAACAAGAAGGAGAAACGCCGCGAGGAGGCCCGCAAGCGGAACGAGGAGAAGCGCAAGCAGCGCGAGGAGCAGAAGCAGGTGCGTCTGGCGGAGCAATCGGACGCAACCAAGTCCAAGGAGTCGGCTGGTGCTGGCGGGGACACCAAGAAGCCCGCCGGCaacaatgccaatgccaagaAGGATGGCAAGGAAACCCCGGCATCCGCCGCTCAAGGCAACGACGCGGCCAAGACCTCGCGCTCCAAGCGGCGTACGGAGCGGGATCAGCGGCGACGGGAGGAGCACGAGAAGCGCAAACTGGCCCAGCGGGATAAGAAGAAGCCAGAGGGTCAGAGCCAGGGCAAACCCGAACAAGACAAACCTTCCGGCGgcaagcaaaaccaaaaaaacacaaagtcTAAGGCGGACAAGGACATCGTCATTCTCAAGAAGGAAAACAAACCACCAGAGGCAAAGGATAGTGCGCAATTGCCAACCACTTCAAGGGCAGCAGAAGATTGCCAGGGAAAAACGACGACTGAAAACAGCGAGGTAACAGAAGCTGTCAAGAAATTCATCCAAGCTGCCGGCGGAGGTGCAAAGGATAAAGGAACTAGCGCAAAAGCACAGGATACAGCTGCCGAGGAGGCCATCAAGGCAGCACGATTCCGAGACTCAGAGGAGCGACGCATTCGCAACAAG GATCGTCCCTCGATTGCCATTTACCAACCCAAGGCGCGCAATCGCATAGGATCGGATGATTTGCCACAAGGCACGGGTAAAGACTGTTCGGATGGAGAGGCTTCCGTGGTGGAGGAAAAGTCGGCCAAGAAGAACAAACGCTCCAACCGGCGCAACAAATCGAAGCCCCAGGAAGTCAAGGAAGAGAATCAGGATGAAGCTCGACGCGTTTCCAAATCCTCGGAGAGCAGCAACAGTGCCAACTCCACCAAAGCCGTCAAATAG